One window from the genome of Osmerus mordax isolate fOsmMor3 chromosome 19, fOsmMor3.pri, whole genome shotgun sequence encodes:
- the LOC136963510 gene encoding LOW QUALITY PROTEIN: uncharacterized protein (The sequence of the model RefSeq protein was modified relative to this genomic sequence to represent the inferred CDS: inserted 2 bases in 1 codon), translating into MSFTGSTYGRKMMTCYLSSVGVRAGECRVGSVLRAAHTPYHEERRQGSRNFNPIPYNAEYMGHKMHMDQNEKLVMFGVTQVIAVNGYSKKIVANATMPARNNLAIYEEVYRPAVTHYGMWDQLRVDHGKEFYLCLYMQERLSEYRHNQQRQPYLQTQSTRNHTVERMWPEINDRVNYPLKEALIQLQDQEAIDIEDSLTRFCTSNLTCQMCQIGINSKYLLLDRFVQSWNAHRIPGIGIPNQLAGTGTPRKITTDLLPDATGAADMYDRDMGSSLTRVSSFGSXKVRAEQHFAHYYPDLSVVFDSAVNYNYARFKEALIYLIDVTKICS; encoded by the exons ATGAGCTTC ACTGGATCAACATATGGTCGTAAAATGATGACATGCTACCTGTCCTCAGTAGGGGTACGTGCAGGGGAATGCCGGGTTGGGAGCGTTCTGAGAGCAGCCCATACCCCTTACCATGAAGAACGGCGTCAA GGTTCCCGTAACTTTAACCCAATCCCATATAATGCTGAGTATATGGGACACAAGATGCACATGGACCAAAATGAAAAATTAGTCATGTTTGGAGTGACTCAGGTGATTGCTGTAAATGGATACAGCAAGAAAATTGTTGCAAATGCAACTATGCCTGCTAGAAACAATCTTGCCATCTATGAAGAGGTGTACAG ACCTGCAGTAACACATTATGGAATGTGGGATCAACTTCGTGTGGATCATGGCAAAGAGTTTTACCTGTGCCTCTACATGCAAGAGAGGCTGTCAGAATATAGACACAACCAGCAAAGACAGCCATACCTCCAAACACAGTCAACAAGG AATCACACAGTAGAAAGGATGTGGCCAGAAATTAACGACAGAGTGAATTATCCACTAAAGGAGGCCCTCATCCAGCTACAAGATCAGGAAGCAATAGATATAGAGGACAGTCTGACAAGGTTCTGCACATCTAATCTGACCTGCCAAATGTGCCAGATTGGCATAAACAGCAAAtatttactcctcgacag atTTGTGCAATCATGGAATGCTCACAGGATTCCAGGTAT agggataccaAATCAACTAGCAGGGACTGGAACACCAAGAAAAATCACAACCGATCTCCTACCAGATGCCACAGGTGCAGCTGACATGTATGACAGGGACATGGGATCCTCCCTCACCAGAGTATCTTCATTCGGAAG CAAagtgagagcagagcagcactTCGCACATTATTACCCCGACCTTTCAGTTGTTTTTGACAGTGCTGTCAATTACAACTATGCTCGCTTCAAAGAGGCCTTGATCTACCTCATTGATGTAACAAAGATTTGTTCCTAA